In Kutzneria kofuensis, the DNA window GCGGTTCAACGGCCGCAATGGCCGGCTCGGTTCCCACCTGCCGTGGGGCGATCCCCGTCGTGGCTGGGACTTCGTGTCCACCGGGCACGGGGATGTGCCGTGGGAGGCGTGTTTCCGGATGCTGAACAGCATCGGCTATGACGGGCCCATTTCCGTCGAGTGGGAGGACGCCGGCATGGACCGCCTCACCGGCGCCCCCGACGCTTTGGCGTTCGTCCGTTCCATGACCCGCATCGAACCCCCCGAGGCCTCGTTCGACTCGGCCTTCAGCTCGTAACCCCCGCGAGTCCCGCTCTGGAGCACACCGAATGTCGGTTTCAGGCAGAAATGAGACCCGAGGCTCGGATGTGCACGGAACCGACATTCGGTGTGACTGAGAGCGGGACTCGCCGGGGTGTGTGTGCGCCGATGCCGGCGTCGCGGGCACGGGCGATGGCCTCGGCGCGGTCGGCGGCGCGGAGCTTGGTGAAGATCGCCGAGATGTGGTTGCTGACGGTCTTGGGCGCCAGGTGGAGCTGGCGGGCGATGACGGAGTTGGAGCGGCCGTCGGCGATGAGGTCGAGGACCTGGCGTTCCCGGCGGGTGAGCTCGGGGAAGACGTCCTCGGCCCGGCGGGCGGGGGCGGTGAGCAGTTCGGCGACCCGGTGGGCGACGCCCTCGCCGAAGATGGCCTCGCCGGCGGCGACGCCCCGCACGGCCCGGACGATCTCGGCCTGCTGGGCGGACTTCAGCAGGTAGCCGCGGGCCCCGGCGCGAATGGCCTGGTACACGGAGTCATCGTCGTCGGCGAGGGTGAACACGAGGACCCGAACGCGGGGAAGGGCCCGCAGCACCTCGCGGACGGCGGCGGTGTCGAGGCCCGTGACGACCAGATCGGGCTGGTGCCGCAGGACGGCCCGGACGGCGTCGAGGGTGTCGGCGGCCTCGGCGACGACGCTGATGTCGGTGTCGGAGGCCAGCACGGCGCGCAGGCCACTGCGCACAACGTCGTGATTGTCGGCGAGAACGACCGAAATGCTCCCCATGTGCCGCAGCTTGGCGTGACCGGTGGGGACCGCGCCAGACCCCGTTCACAAGATGGGTGAACTTACCCATACGGCGTGGGTGAACCGAGCCATCGTCACGGCAGGCCGACGACGTACATGTCCACGAATCGGTCCATCGCGGCGTTCACGGCGGCCAGGTCGCCGGTGGCGAGCAGGTCCAGCAGCAGCCCGCGGGTGACGGCCACCCCCAGCCTCGCATGCACGCGGGCGTCCTGTTCGGAAAGACCGTGACTCTTCCCGATGGCGACCAGGGGCTCGATCCACGCGGTCACCACCTCCGGCAGCAGCGCCTCGGTGCCGGGACGACCCTGTAGCGCCTGCCCGTACAGCTCGAAGAACAGCCGCTCGTTCGGGTACAGCGCGGGGTCGGTGAACCGCCGCCAGAAGGCCTTGGCCAGGTCGACGGGGCTGCCGGCGCCGTCGAGGTCGGCCAGCACGGCGCGTTGCCGGGCCTCGACTTCGCGGACGACCTCCACCAGCAGGCCCTCCATGGAGCCGAAGTGGTAGATCAGCATCCGGTGACTGGTGCCCAGTTCGGCGGCCAGTTGCCGCAGGCTGCGCCCGATCACGCCGTGCTCCGACAGATGGTCGACGGCCTTGTCGAGCAGTGCGCGCTTCGGATCCTTGCGTTCCATTGTACCAAATGGTACATGTACCATTTGGTACACGACAAGGGGGCATGATGAAGCGGATCGACGCCCGGGCACACACCGCGGCGAGCCCTACGGCGGTGCACGCCCTCCTTCGCGACGGATCCACCTGGCCGGAGTGGGGCACCGTGGAGACCTTCGCGCTGGAACGGCCCGGCCCGGACGGCGGCGAGAGTGTCGGCGCGATCCGGAACTTCCGCACCGGGCGGTACTTCATGCGGGAACAGATCGTCGAAATCGTGCCCGACCGGCGCTTCAGCTACGCCCTGCTGTCCGGGCTGGCGCTACGCGACTACCGCGCCGACATCGACCTCACGCCGAGCGGCGGCGGCACCGACATCCACTGGCACACCACGTTCCGTGCCAAGGTGCCGGGCATGGGGTGGCTCTACCGGCGAGTCCTGCAGCGGATCACGGAGGCGTTCGTGCGGGGCCTCGCCGACAGAGCCGACGCTCACGTCGACTGAGAGTCAGGGGTCAGCAGGTCGACCAGCTCCGGGTGGCCCTCGTGTTCGGCCCAGTCGAGGGGAGTGGCGTCGAACCGGGCGTCACGGATCGAGGGGTCGGCGCCGAGGGAGAGCAGCAGGCGGGCCATGGGGAGGTTGCCGTCGCCGGCGGCCTGGTGCAGGGCAGTCTGCCACGGCTGCTCGACCGGCATGTCACCGCGGCCCAGGGCGTTGACGGAGAAGCCGAGGGAGACGAGCCGGCGGACGGCGTCGAAGCGGTTGTTGGCGGCGGCCCAGACGACGAGACCGGGGCGGGCGGCCAATGCTTCGGGGACGACGGCGGCATCCACCTCGTCGCCGGTGAGCACGGCGGCGACGAACGACGACACCGGATCCAGCACGGGGGCGGCGGCGCCGGACGACTCCAGGAACGAGGCGATCTCGGTGTTGCCGTTCAGCAACGCCAACTCCACGAAGCCGTCCGAGAAGTCCACGCCGGCGGAGACGAGGAGTTCGACCCGGGCCCGCTGGTCGTGGGTGACGGCCCAGCGCAGCTGGCTCCGCAGCAGCTCCGTGGGTGAAGGCAGGGACAGCCGAGCCCGCCACGGACCGCCGGATCCCCGGCCGAGCCCGTAGCGGAACAGCAGGCGCAGGTGGGAGTCGTCGGTGCCGAACATCCGGTTGTACAGGGCCTGCCCGTCGTTGGCGTCGGCCCCGGCCCGGAGCAGCAACTCGGCCAGCTCCAACGACTGCGGGTGCCGGGGCTGCCGGACGGGGCCCTGCTCGCCCTCCCCGAAGGCCCCGGTGAGCAGGGTGAAGGGCGTGGTCAACCCGCCCCACAGGTACCCGGTGTTGGGATCGGCCCCGGCCTCCAGCAGCAGCCGGGCGGTCCGCAGAGGATCACCGAGACCGACCCGTGAGTACGCCAGGTAGCACAGTGGCTCCCACAAATGCGGCCCGCCCTCGCGCCGCGCCAACGACGGATCGGACGCCAACAACGCGGCGACACGGGAAGCGTCGCCGGCGGCAGCGGCGGCCCAGATGTCCAACTCGGCGGGCACCGAGGCCCGGGCCTGGGCCCAGTGCGCCGGGTCGTCGGAGGTGTAGTTCAGGCACGCCAACCGGCAGAACTCGTCGGTGGCCGAGCCGCCGGCGGGCAGCCCGGAGCGCCGCGGCCAGCGGTAGCGGTCGATGACGTCCACGTGCTGCTTGAGCCGGGCCCAGCTGGCGAACCCGTACTCACGGGCGACGACGAGCTGGGCGTACGCCAGCGGGAACCGCGGGCCGACGGTCCCGTAGGACCGCTGAACCCGGGCCAGGGCGTCGGCATCGCCGGCGCGGACGGCGCGGTGCAGGGCCCGCGCCTGGTGTCGCAGGTGCTCGAAACTGGGGTCATCGGGCAACGAGGGCACGGCGACCTCCCTTCACAAGCCCGCTGTCCGCATCGCCAGGCTGAAAGGAGGTACCGGCAACAAAACCAGGGAACCGCTCAGGCGGGCTGAGCCCTTTCCGCGGACCGGCGGCTCCCTGCGAGCCACCTCCGACCATAGCGCATCCCGACGGCGACGAGCAGGGCGATCAACGTCCACGAGTAGACGTTGCGCACGAAGAACGCCGCCACGCCGTCGAGGAAGTCGAAGGCGATGAACCCGACGTTGATCCCGTGCCGGAAGTCGACCGGCGGTATCTGGGTGGGAACGGCCATGCCGGCCAGGAACACCAGCCCGGGCACCCACCAGGACAGGCCCCGCGCGGCCAGCGCGATGATCACGGGGATGAACCACACCCAGTGGTGCTCCCACGAGAACGGCGACACGGCGCACGCGGTCATGCCGCACAGCCCGAGCGCCAGCACCCGGTCGCCACGCCGGTCGACCACGCCGGCCACGAACGAGCCGGCCACCGCGACGGCGCCGCCGGCCAGCAGCCACGGCAGTTTCGACTCCGGCTCACCGAGCACCCGGGCCAACATGCCGTGAATGGACTGGTCGGACCAGTTCAGTACCGGCCCGACCCGCGTCGAGTCGCCGAACACGCCGCCGATCCAGTAGTGCGCGGCCTCCGGCACCAGCAGCAGGCCGGCCACCACGGTCACCGCGAACGTCGCGACCGCGACACCGGCCGCACGCCAGCGCCGAGCGAACAGCAGGTACACCACGAACAGCAGCGGCGTCAGCTTCACCGCGGCGGCCAGGCCGACACCGACTCCCGTCCACTTGGAACTCCGCGCCCGGCACAGGTCGAACACGACCAGGCCGAGCAGCAGGATGTTGATCTGGCCCAGCATCAGGCTGGTGCGCACCGGTTCCAGCCACAGGGCCATCGCGGCGAACACCATCGTCAGCTCCGGCGGCAGCCCGGCGACCTCACGGCAGCGCTGGACGATCATCCACAGCAGACAGAGGCTGCCGATCACCCACAGCGCGCACATCACGGGCAGCGGAATCAGGGCCAGCGGAAGGAAGAACACCGCCGCGAACGGCGGATAGGTGAACTCCATCGTCCCGAGCACGGGCTGCGAGTACAGCGGCCGGCCCTCCAGCCACGCCTGCGCGCCGGCCTGGTAGACCTGCACGTCGATCAGCGGGCCGGGCCACAGCGTGGCCATCAGCACGGCGGCGCCGGCGGCAACGGCGAACACCGTGCGCGCGTTGGCCACGAGCCAGCGTTGCACCGGGTCGATCCTCAGAAGCATCACTCATGTTCCTTCCCCCGACTGGTCCCCCTAGCCGGCTTGAGTCGCCGGACACCGGCCGTGTTGCAACAAATGGGTGTGACGCCGGTCACTCCGCCGCGTAGTCCCTGGCGCTGAACGTGCGCAGCACGGGTCCACAGGCGGCGGCCGCGGCCAGTGCGACCACGAAACCGGCGGCGGCCGGTGCGAGGATCCACAGGTTGAGCAGCGCCTCGGCGTGTCCGGAAATGCTGTGCGCGACACTGAGAAGCCCGAGCCCGACGAGCATGCCGGCCAGGCAGGATCCGAGTGTGGCAACCAACACGGGCAGCACGACCTCGCGGCGCAACGCCCGGGCCAGCACCCGCACCGGCGTGCCGGCGGCGATCAACGCGCCGAACGTGCGCCGGCGGTCGATGACCGATCCGGCCGCGGCCACCGCCGCGCTCGCGCCGCTGAGCAGCGCCATCAGCGCCAACCCGATGGCGGTGGCCCGGCGCAGGTCGCCCATGAGCGAGTCGTCCTGCTGAACTTCCCGGACGTTGTCCGACACGCGCACGTCGGGCAGCACCCGCACCAGCGCGGTGTACACGGCGTCCCGATTGGACGGTGTCGAAGTGACCGCGACGCCGGTCGGCTTCGCGGCCAGGTCGGGGAACACGGCCGGATCGATGACGATCAGCTGGGGGTAGTCGGACACGGTGTGCACCGGCACGGTCGCCGGCAGGGGTTCGGTCTTCCGGGTCTCGTTCGGCCCGCGGGCGTCGCGCTCGAACTTCACGTCCTTCACGGCATCGGCGTAACCCCGCGGAATGTACACGGCCGGCCCTTCGACGCAGTCGCCCGCGGACAGTCCGGAAAGGACGCTCGCGACCTCCTTGCACGGAGCGATGACGGCGCTGGAGGACCGCTGTTCCTGGTCCGATGTGGACACGAGATACCCGGTCACCATCGGCACCACCTGGGCGGGCAGTGCGCGGCGCGCCATTTCCGCGCGCAACTCGGCGACCGGGTCGGCGTGCTGCCCGACCGACGTCGTGACGATCGCGGAGTCCCGCCACGGGCCGCTGAACGTCGGCATGTCGTTCTCCAGGGCCGGCAGCATGGTCAACGCCATCGAGCCGGCGAACACCGCCACCACCACGCCCGCCGCGGCCCGGAACGACGCCACCGGGTCACCGAGCAGCCGCCGCCCGGCCAGCAGCGTGGACGGCTTGCGCCACCGCGCCACGAAGTACCGCCCTACTAGCGCCGTCACGACGGGGCCGGCCAACACCAGCGCCACGCCGACCGCCCCGAGGCCGACCAGCACGACGGTGAACCGTTCCTGGCCGCCGTAGCCGCTGGTGGCGATGGACACGCCGAGCACGAACACGCCGCCGGCCATGACCAGTCCGAGCAGCCGGGCCGGACTGATCTTGCGCCGCGACTTCTCTTCGGCGGCCATCAGCGGCCGGTCGACCACGCGACGCAGCCCCAACACCGCCGCGGCGACCACGAGAACCGGCGCCAGCACCGCGACGAAGCCGACGAACAGCGGGCCGGACGTGAAGTCTCCGGGCATCCAGGTGCCGCCGCCCCAGGGAATCAAGGCGGTCAAGTGACTCAGCGGTTCCGCCGCGACGACCGCGATCACGCTGCCGAGCACGGCCCCGATCACGGTCTCCACCGCCGCCATCGCGATCACCTGTGCCGGCGTCGCGCCCGCGAGCCGCAGCGCCGCCAGCCGCCGCTCGCGACGGGTCGCGGTGAGCCGCGCCGCCGACGCCACCAACACCAGACACGGCACGATCAACACCACCATGCCGATCCTGGTCAGCAGGTAGAGCATGTCGGAGTTGTCGGCGGCGTAGCCGGCGTTGCCGCCGAAGCCGGTCAGGGCGTAGCCGGAGATCGTCCCCGGCTCGTGGCCGACGATCGCCACCAGCTCGTCCGGGTACTCCAGCGCCTGCTCACCGATCAGGTCGACCACCTGCCCCGGGAACCGGTCGCCGAGCTTCTCCGGCGGCGTCGTGCGCACCAGTTCGGCCAGCGCCGGCGACAGCAGCACCTGGCCCGGCTCGGGGAACTCCCGAATGCCGGGTGCCAGCGAGACGTAGCCGCCGACGTGCGCCCGGGTCACGTCGAAACGATGAATCAGCTTGCCGCCGAACTGGTCCTGGTTCATGGACAGCACGAGCTGGGCGCGACCGTCGTTCTGGCTCACCGTGTTGTAGGTGCTGCGCCAGGCGATCCGGTCGGCGCGCTGCTGCAACGCATGCGGCGCCGACGCCAGCCACAGCACCAGCGACACGCCCAACGCCACGCCCACGGTGACCAGCGCGGTGCTCACCCGGCTGCGAGAGTCGTTACGCAGCACGGCAAGCGCGATGCGGAACACACTCATGAGTAGACCTCCTGCAGAATGCGGCCGTCGGTCAGCTCGACGACCCGTCGGGCCCGGCCGGCGATCGCGGCGTCGTGGGTCACGACGACCACGGCCGCGCCGGATTCCTCGGCCGACGTCAGGAGGGCGGACATCATGTCCTGCCCCGTGCGGGTGTCCAACGCCCCGGTCGGTTCGTCGGCGAAGATCACCCGCGGTCGGTGCGCGAGCGCTCGGGCGATGGCCACGCGCTGTGCCTGCCCACCGGACATCTCGCCGGGCCGCCGCTGCCCCAGCCCGGCCAGCCCGAGCTTGGCCAGCCAGTCGCGGGCGGTCGACACGGCCTGGTGCCGCGGCACGCCGGCCAGCAGCAGTGGCAGCGCCGCGTTCTCCTCGGCGGTCAGCTCCGCGACGAGCATGCCCGACTGGAACACGAAGCCGAACGCGGTCCGCCGCAGCTCGCTGCGCGCCGACTCGGACAGCGTGCCCACGGACTGCCCGTCCAGGAACACGTCGCCGCCGTCCGGCCGCAGGATGCCGGACAGCACGTGCAGCAGGCTCGTCTTGCCGGACCCGCTGGGCCCGATCACCGCCAGCACCTCGCCCGCCTGGATGGTGATGTCCACGCCGTCCAGCGCGTGCACACCGCCGTACTTCTTGGTCAGGCCCCGTCCCGAGAGCACCGGTGTC includes these proteins:
- a CDS encoding TetR/AcrR family transcriptional regulator, translating into MERKDPKRALLDKAVDHLSEHGVIGRSLRQLAAELGTSHRMLIYHFGSMEGLLVEVVREVEARQRAVLADLDGAGSPVDLAKAFWRRFTDPALYPNERLFFELYGQALQGRPGTEALLPEVVTAWIEPLVAIGKSHGLSEQDARVHARLGVAVTRGLLLDLLATGDLAAVNAAMDRFVDMYVVGLP
- a CDS encoding LuxR C-terminal-related transcriptional regulator codes for the protein MGSISVVLADNHDVVRSGLRAVLASDTDISVVAEAADTLDAVRAVLRHQPDLVVTGLDTAAVREVLRALPRVRVLVFTLADDDDSVYQAIRAGARGYLLKSAQQAEIVRAVRGVAAGEAIFGEGVAHRVAELLTAPARRAEDVFPELTRRERQVLDLIADGRSNSVIARQLHLAPKTVSNHISAIFTKLRAADRAEAIARARDAGIGAHTPRRVPLSVTPNVGSVHIRASGLISA
- a CDS encoding FtsX-like permease family protein, which produces MSVFRIALAVLRNDSRSRVSTALVTVGVALGVSLVLWLASAPHALQQRADRIAWRSTYNTVSQNDGRAQLVLSMNQDQFGGKLIHRFDVTRAHVGGYVSLAPGIREFPEPGQVLLSPALAELVRTTPPEKLGDRFPGQVVDLIGEQALEYPDELVAIVGHEPGTISGYALTGFGGNAGYAADNSDMLYLLTRIGMVVLIVPCLVLVASAARLTATRRERRLAALRLAGATPAQVIAMAAVETVIGAVLGSVIAVVAAEPLSHLTALIPWGGGTWMPGDFTSGPLFVGFVAVLAPVLVVAAAVLGLRRVVDRPLMAAEEKSRRKISPARLLGLVMAGGVFVLGVSIATSGYGGQERFTVVLVGLGAVGVALVLAGPVVTALVGRYFVARWRKPSTLLAGRRLLGDPVASFRAAAGVVVAVFAGSMALTMLPALENDMPTFSGPWRDSAIVTTSVGQHADPVAELRAEMARRALPAQVVPMVTGYLVSTSDQEQRSSSAVIAPCKEVASVLSGLSAGDCVEGPAVYIPRGYADAVKDVKFERDARGPNETRKTEPLPATVPVHTVSDYPQLIVIDPAVFPDLAAKPTGVAVTSTPSNRDAVYTALVRVLPDVRVSDNVREVQQDDSLMGDLRRATAIGLALMALLSGASAAVAAAGSVIDRRRTFGALIAAGTPVRVLARALRREVVLPVLVATLGSCLAGMLVGLGLLSVAHSISGHAEALLNLWILAPAAAGFVVALAAAAACGPVLRTFSARDYAAE
- a CDS encoding ankyrin repeat domain-containing protein — its product is MPSLPDDPSFEHLRHQARALHRAVRAGDADALARVQRSYGTVGPRFPLAYAQLVVAREYGFASWARLKQHVDVIDRYRWPRRSGLPAGGSATDEFCRLACLNYTSDDPAHWAQARASVPAELDIWAAAAAGDASRVAALLASDPSLARREGGPHLWEPLCYLAYSRVGLGDPLRTARLLLEAGADPNTGYLWGGLTTPFTLLTGAFGEGEQGPVRQPRHPQSLELAELLLRAGADANDGQALYNRMFGTDDSHLRLLFRYGLGRGSGGPWRARLSLPSPTELLRSQLRWAVTHDQRARVELLVSAGVDFSDGFVELALLNGNTEIASFLESSGAAAPVLDPVSSFVAAVLTGDEVDAAVVPEALAARPGLVVWAAANNRFDAVRRLVSLGFSVNALGRGDMPVEQPWQTALHQAAGDGNLPMARLLLSLGADPSIRDARFDATPLDWAEHEGHPELVDLLTPDSQST
- a CDS encoding ABC transporter ATP-binding protein; this encodes MLSGRGLTKKYGGVHALDGVDITIQAGEVLAVIGPSGSGKTSLLHVLSGILRPDGGDVFLDGQSVGTLSESARSELRRTAFGFVFQSGMLVAELTAEENAALPLLLAGVPRHQAVSTARDWLAKLGLAGLGQRRPGEMSGGQAQRVAIARALAHRPRVIFADEPTGALDTRTGQDMMSALLTSAEESGAAVVVVTHDAAIAGRARRVVELTDGRILQEVYS
- a CDS encoding SRPBCC family protein encodes the protein MKRIDARAHTAASPTAVHALLRDGSTWPEWGTVETFALERPGPDGGESVGAIRNFRTGRYFMREQIVEIVPDRRFSYALLSGLALRDYRADIDLTPSGGGTDIHWHTTFRAKVPGMGWLYRRVLQRITEAFVRGLADRADAHVD
- a CDS encoding glycosyltransferase 87 family protein — protein: MLLRIDPVQRWLVANARTVFAVAAGAAVLMATLWPGPLIDVQVYQAGAQAWLEGRPLYSQPVLGTMEFTYPPFAAVFFLPLALIPLPVMCALWVIGSLCLLWMIVQRCREVAGLPPELTMVFAAMALWLEPVRTSLMLGQINILLLGLVVFDLCRARSSKWTGVGVGLAAAVKLTPLLFVVYLLFARRWRAAGVAVATFAVTVVAGLLLVPEAAHYWIGGVFGDSTRVGPVLNWSDQSIHGMLARVLGEPESKLPWLLAGGAVAVAGSFVAGVVDRRGDRVLALGLCGMTACAVSPFSWEHHWVWFIPVIIALAARGLSWWVPGLVFLAGMAVPTQIPPVDFRHGINVGFIAFDFLDGVAAFFVRNVYSWTLIALLVAVGMRYGRRWLAGSRRSAERAQPA